The Neurospora crassa OR74A linkage group I, whole genome shotgun sequence genome segment TCAAGATGGTCGAGTTGACGGATTATTCAAgactatagggtatatatatgtatGCAGTCAGGCAGCTTCACCATCGGCAAAATGAATCAGGGTGGTGGATGGCTTGGACTGGAGGCTTGGGCGTTGGGACACTAGGACACTGGGATGCTGGTCGTCAAGTGACCAGCTGAACAAGTTGTTTTAGGGTTTGCTACTCTCAGCGTTGTCTCGTTCGCACCTCTGTGATGCTATGTCTGACCTACCCGCTACTAAACGGCTGCTGTACTTGCGATTTTATATACTGTAACAAGATATATGGACTGAATACATGTTTCTACTATTGTTCTGTGCGTCAATTGGTATCGTACATTTTTAGGATGTGTCTACATCATTTTAGCCATAGGACAAGATCCGTCAGCGACTGGAGTGTAACATCATTTACGATGGTATGGGCTCGGCTTGTATGAAAGTTTACGACGCTCAAGCATCAATGTGCCTTATTCAGGAGCTAAGAATGCTCACAACCTTTCAAAACTGTTGCCTTGGAATGTTATGTCGCGCAtgatggggaagaggaaCCATGGGACACGAGGCAACAAGCAAACCGGTCATTGAGAAGAAAGCGGCAGTAGATGGGTATTACTAGGGATGGAATGATGTTAGGAGCTCATGACTGCCGGCTCCTGTTCATAAGGCCAGTGAAGAATGCTTGCAGGTTCTCGGTGTCCATCTGGGGAGTCTCCTCCACAGTCTCGTCCTCGGGGCTAAGAGGTTCAGGCGAGGTGCCGAAGGCTTGGCGTTCCTGAGCAGAGAGCATGTTAGCAGGTGCACATGAATCAATGACAAAGATCGTAGATCATGGTGGGCTAGCACAAGACGAAAACCTTACCTTAAGTCGCTGGAGCATGTCGTCGGCATCCACCTGAATGCCTCCCATGTTGAACTGCACCGGGCCAATATGCTCCAAGACCTTGGCCTCGGCTTGCTGTTTGAGGTGGTCGTCCTCCGCCGTCAACGAGTCCGACGTCGTTTTCCTGGCGCTCTTTATCCTGGCCAGATGGCCGGTTGGCTCCTCGTTCTTTTGCTTGTATACATCTAACAACTTCAGCTGCTTTTCCAAGAACTGTTGTGTCTCTGTTGTCTGCACTTCCAACTTGGTCGAGTGACTGCTCGAACCGGCAATATGGAGCGCGTCCATGGTTGGATCTTGTACAGAAGCCTCGTACAATGCAACAGAGGATCCATCGGGCTCTGTTGGCTCTTCGTACTCATCCTCGTCAAGTTCATGCTCTTCATCACCAGTCTCGGTGTCGTTTGTCTCGCCTTGTTGTTCATCGTCACCATTGGCGACGCGTTGGGGTTGCCTTGGCCACGGTATGCTTAGATCCGCTGTCCATCCGGAGCTGACCGCCTCGACATCAAATCCTTCCCTGAGCACACGGATTTTACCCCAAGAGTCCCAGTTCGGGGGCACGAGAATCTTATCTCTGTCGATGACGTTGTGTTTGAGTGGTTGCTTCTTGAGCAGAGAATGAATGCCCAGGCTGGAGTGCACTAGAGTGGGTAGTTGTGAGGGCAACGAGGGAGTGGTGTAAATGAGGGATGCGCCGTCTGTGAAACAGCATCTGTCAGTTCCATGTCTTTGAGTAAAGAGATACCGGATGGACATGACTTACGCCGTAAGAGAATCGTTCGGAGGAACTGTAGTACCACGTCaaactcctcttctttccagCCTTGAGTCTTCTCCAAATGGTCCATCTTCTCGGCCTGGATCATTACGTTAGCTTCCCGTTTGTGTCCACGCAGCTTCTTCCAGTCAAATAACCCACATTCTGGCACACCACGCAAAGTGGCATACCCAAGGCATCCTCCCACTCTCCAGGACCAACCGGAAGGGAAACATCAGCATCCGCAGACGTAGTCGGGACAGCACTGGTACCATCCAAGTTGAGCCCTCCACCTCGACCTCGTTCCCTCCAAACGGTCATGACCTCTTCCATAGTTGCCGAGCATTCGCGGTTGAGTTTCTGAAAGACGGTTCGTAACAGTAAAATCCACTCTCTCAGTTGGCGCATCCATTTCCAAGGCTGTGACCAGTCCAGCAGGATAACTATCAGCGTATTCGGTATCGACTGCGGCGTGATAAGAGGCTGTATAAGGGAGGCAAATGCGGGCGAGGGGTCGGTAAGGGTGTAGAGAGAGATGCGCGCTAGGGTGTCTTCCTGGTCGGCATCTAGGACGTCGTAATATGTGTATCCGAGGGCGAAGCTGTTTGCGATGGGTGGTTTGCGTGAGCCCTGGCGGTCGGTGTTGCGCCGGAGCTCGTTCCTAGAAAGGGATTCGAAGAACTCGCGCTGGGAGTCAACACTACCACCGAGGAGCAAAATGTTCTTTTCGGGGAGACGTTTGGCGCTGGCAACGGAGTCCAACATGGAGCTCCAgagctccttcttctccttttcgcCATTTCTGGAGTCGGAACCCGTCGACGCGGTCGTGTAGGTCGAGTATCTGTTCGTGTTGGCCGCCATGTCTAAGGTTCGGTCTCTGCCGTCCTACGGCAACTGAGGAGTGCTCCCAATTCTGTCTGTATCCTCCAAATTTGAAGGAATTCAACGGTACGAGGCGATGTTGACGTTGTTGAGGTTAGGAGCTCCACTGAGACTATCGCATCTGTACCCGAGACGTAGATTTGGGGAGGATATCGCAGTGACGAGCTCAAAGTTCTTCTCGTGAGAGGTCTGGCCTTGTCATGGCGCGCTGAACGTGCGATCGTGGAGTGGTGGCCGAAAGGGTTTTTGTCGTGAAAGGCAAACAGATGAGAGAACGCCGCATAGGTCGGTCGATAAGAGTCGGGAACCGCCCTGGTGAGCTGGACCTTCTCAAGTGTTTTCCCTACAGTAGCAGCGGGCCGTCAATTGCCCGAAACGCGAGTTGCTTCCAGGTGCTCCAGCGCTCAGTTCGCATGCTAAAGTGCAACCCAACAGACGACACATATGCCGTGACACAGAAGGCTCGTTGTTGCGCCTGTGGACCGGGCATTGAGCTGGGGAACGAGAGCCACGCAGGCGCGCAGGGAGGACCGTTGCCAGTCCCTTCCGATATGGTGGAGTCGCTTTCGTCTGTCGGGCGTCGATCAGGGCGGGGCGGAGGGACTGTTGGTTTCACCTAGCCTAGTCTCAGTCAGACCCactaacctccaaaaccaccccaccccacccgtttCTACGGTAGCAGGTCTAAACCAATTTTGAGCATTTCGGCCGTCAACCGCTATAGGGCCCAACTATTGCAATTAAACTCTACTCTAGTCAGAGTTAAGATACACCTTAACTCTAGTCATTTACTCTTACTAAAGCGAAACCCCTAAAATCGCAATACGTAATATATCCATTTTCGTTCTCCGCAACTCTAACTAGAGCGAAACCCCTAAAGTCGCAATATGTAATTTATCCGTTTtcatttattataattctaattagagtaacgtatataaatttacgatacttaatttacttaatataatttactattcgtTCTAGGAAATAGTTATTCTAgttttacttaataaccCTTCTACGCTCGTATTTAATTCGCCTTTCCTCTCGTTTAAACTTAGTATtctcctaaatattttaattatagtaatgtattcgatttatatatatttagaccCTAAGGTTTTAATTCTAACCCCTTACTACGGCCCCCTAACCTCcttaaacctaattaaatacggcctactactataggattagaataatttaaatattattaattaggattaatattttactcgTTTTACTTAAgaatattaggtatatttatatcctaagGGGATATTAAAACCCTTTATCTGTAATtagattaaaataattcgaagtaataattagttattagGATCCTATATTAAGCAACTTATTAATACGCTATacgataattatatatataaaattttcTATTGTAGTAgcgttataatatactttaataataaagtaatctatacaatataaagaatttctatcgggaattaatatttctccCCAAATACGTCGACCTATTTTTATCTTTCGTAAAGTTTAGTACCTCTTCCGCTTTATAGGGGGactagctatataatattgtagatttatataatacgtaataaattatattagttattaaatagtatattaatagcttgcctaaatatatacctaaactATATTCGCTTTTTATAggcttaatataatatacccaCGCTTATAAGAAAATATAGGGACTACAAATTCGTTACAACGATTATATTTcgcctataatatatataattttagttattattatatatattattacccccaGTAAATCCGATTTCTTCTTACAaattataggtttatatctatatactaatagcaTCGCTAAGTATATCTAAAATaccttatttacttttagtatttatatattttatattaggattatagtaataattaaaattcttacaatttctataataattagtaccatcaattatttattttacaatttataCTAACGCTTCTAAGCCAACCTTAAACGTATCGTTTTTAACCctactcttattattatatataataattacaattatttaaatatagtttaggGCTTAGGTACTAGCcgatagaatataatatataactttacaATTTgcttattaataggtaatcctaatatttaaggcCCGTTCCAATCCGACCAATTTCGGCCTACTATTCCCTTCCGACCGTATTAGGTTATTCTAactcttatataaatactataatcaTTTCgccctactataaattacttGGTTATAGAGAAATTGAAATCCCTCTTTCCGTTTATCGGCGAATAGGGCTCTCTTCCCACTTATCGCTTCcctaaagttaaataatattatatacctaaaaattatattctttaaacgcCCGCTATTAACGAGAATAAGGGTAAATTCGCTAGTATCTATTGTTTGTACAATAGATTATTTTTCGacttatttagtatagattaGGCGTAGTTTAGTAATAGGTTTTTCTTTATCTACGGtaattagaagataatattatatattcgtaagattatattaatatagttaaaggTATAGaacgtatataattataagtagtagatGATTTCTATCCTTacattcttctatattaaaataaattttattaatttaatttttcgGTACTTTTAGCCTCTTATAGAGTAAGATACCTATAGCTTTAGGAGgattaaaaaggtaaaatagtttaagattgaattctactataaattgagattcctttataatatattttattctaaaattcttacttttttaatatagaattttattaataacgggTTTCTAAATCCTACTACGCTTAGTTGGAATAGTATTGAGGCTGCTATTGCGGTTGCCTTTtaagttaatagaattacttatttatttatataattcgattatatttataacgaaatttttactttataggaatatactagtaaatacttAGGGGGtagcgataattatattaatatataattccatagcgtttattaatacttatatattatttaactattatttattcttactcgtactatttaatttagtaattataggatACTCTAGTAGATCgttaattacctactactcttcttctatagtagaaaGGGTACTAATTACAAGCCCGAAATACTCTATTTCTCGTAGCTCCTTCGACCCGAAGTTACTAACCTAGAATTatctaatactattctaaaatctagactaatataatatactataattagtaattagtagaaaGAGATTAATTTAACGATGGAGTATATTAATCGTTCGTTtaccctaaatattaaatactataagaattcgatgtataatattaaattaatttttatagaattattggCTATTGGGCCTCTTACTGTAATTATTTGTAGGGGGgttaaattagaattcggGCGATCTAATAGCGgtagatatattaatctattaattaatatcgatattattaattatatatatataatatataggaataggtttGTATCGCAATACTATAGACCTTCAAACccaaataattttaatacgctaaatttataatataacggtttacttaaattattttcgGGTACTTTTCGATAATTCAATTCTAAAGAGGTTCGGCtaaaaaagggggaaaattACGAGTATTTTAGTttatctaattataaaaataataatcctattattattattaattagggtaatGGAGTATCCGAAATGTTCGATTTAGGGGACGAAAGTAATAGTAGgcaaatttaaataataattatattaaattctattaggattaatattttatagtagcctacttaattagtagcttACAATATAAAGTTTCTATATAGCTCTATTATTATGtcctaaaagtatttaataaccttcgctttaattagaattaataagtaaaattgtATAATCGGACctatattttacaatatttatatactattaatccttaatataattactatttaaaatattatttatatattaaatatatagatagttactatactttatcgtatataattaattccgCGACCTATAGGCTATATTTGAACTATTaggatttttaaattaatagcccACCTATAACTTTCGCTCTAGTTCgaattataaaactatattacaaataactaatatagttattatttaattaaatttcctaaattaCCCTCTCCTAaccttcgttttaattagagtcTATTTCGCGCAACCGgcaaatattctaattaaactctattttGCGTAGTAGATAGGTATAGTAAgcgtactaattaattacgtAATGTATAGTCTATATCCTAATCGGATTAGTGTATTTACCTACTNNNNNNNNNNNNNNNNNNNNNNNNNNNNNNNNNNNNNNNNNNNNNNNNNNNNNNNNNNNNNNNNNNNNNNNNNNNNNNNNNNNNNNNNNNNNNNNNNNNNCCGGTTAGTTGGTAATTCCTTATAagtagaagtataaaaaTCGCTAGTATTGCTAGTATAGGGAAGGAATAATCTTCGAATAGAATTAGGCTTAAAGTTACGTTTAAAGTTAGTAGggataactttaataattttactattaaaaattagaatccgttaatactatatataattatcgaaTCAATAAATTTTAATCTTTTATAGGCCCTATTATACCCTAATTTAAGCTAGTATAAAGATAAgaagaaatatagtagtaattactttaaatatagaagttcTATTCTAATCCGaaactattatttacctactgctaggtattataatttagactATATATGCGCTAtcttacttaatattttaacttaattattagatattaaatttaatattgttaattaaGAACTTAGGCCTTTCTAAGGGTATATTGATTTGAGTATTACGTAGGTTAAGAGTATGCGAATCCCCggctagtaatttatatattagtggAATATCGATttgaaatataatagggcgGATGCGGCTTCCCTCTTAGGgtattttagtactatagtacttaattaatattataattataattataagtttttctaatacttcttttcactcttattaaaatagatgattatactattattaaagcggaattaattatataaattaaggctcctaattctaattaaagcgaaacCGACCTATAAAATCGCTACTTACTATATACGTCTAtccctatacctactatataggccctttaatatattattgctaattattttatagtagttaattagtttgggctattaatttactttaagaggctgtataatatttaggattaagtaggtattaaatttactaatatatatattatatagaagaagtatattgaattattctataattccttttaatatacatatataatacgtattattGAGAGGGCCGAAATATCTTCCCTTCTACTCTATACTATAGCCGTCCGGCGCGgagatttagtattatttagtataatagataaaataaaattaaataaaattataattttcgaATTGATTTATACGACTCTCTTTATTACGTTCCGTTATTATTCgatatattcgaaatactaaGGCCTGCTATActtcttaaaatatattaaagaagacggtattattttatatagtggctactatattaataattaagtgcGAATCTTccaaatatttatatattttaatgtGTAccgatatagtaatattatattaggttcgatacgcgctactattaaagaggaggatattttTAGGCCGTATATCttccctattaataaggagacttttttaataaagtaggatagtgaattcctatataatatttaatttttataagccctttaatttactaatattatttacgaagattactatagattaattgtaataaatatttataaattaattaaaaaggagttAAAGAGGTTTGGCTATTTGgatctaatagtagtaaagatGTATATTTGTAATACGTTCCttattacgaataatatatattttaaaatcgtatttagtattaaattaaattactataatattaaagattttattatagttagtgCCTATTTTAGTAAAGATTTAGCGCTACGctttaatatacgtatactatttacttatattaaggatttcgagacttagtagtaattagcccgtataatacttctatttcGGGATGTTAAATAGTTTctactattctattataataaaaatacccctacctacgtagattatttaatagttgtAAGTGATATAATCGAccgatttatttaatatatttaaatacctaataatatttaggaggTTATTTAGGAGAAggttaaaagtaatattacgGTTGGAATAGCTATTAAGGGTTTAGTATAGCGGAAGTATCCGTTGGCgaagaaatttactaattttaatttcgtttTCGGAGGTACCTATACTTTTaggtataaaattactaagcTAGTACTAGAAGAATTTCTTTAgttatttaactataaagtttatacGGATTggtataattaagtagattagaagattaataggattaatttataatacctactcctttattaaattataagtaaatctAAATTGGTATTACATCCTCCCCtttcgttttaattagaattaattttatttactctaattagagcgaaatCTGGCTTACGTTTttcgtattttaattaaagcgaaattAAGGATtggctaatatattataaatgtatatactatttattatatattctatttaccctTGTAAGGagttatactagtaaatgAGGTGGGTATTAGTAAGACGCTTATTTATAGgataatattccttatagagTACTATTGTCTTAAAGAATTGGAATGTAAATAGTAGCCCTTTAATACGTATctgaatattattattatactatttaggcTAATcccctaaatatttattaaatttaataatacctttagtaatttaatattttaaatttgatttgatactattagtagcgtACTTAAAAACGACCTACGTAGAGCGAGGACGTTTATATAggactactttaattatttaatagaggaatAAGCCGAATAGAAGTATTCTACCAATAccattagaaatattattatatattcgtattctactattactatacatTAGGGTAAGAATAagcctaaaattaataggcctttagaatttaatatacttccctattcgtataataaaattattaggcgGAAATCCggataatatactataaacccgTTTGAAAATAGTACGTAGGATATTGTatatgaagatgaggatatagcgaatataaatactattattaaggataaggaATCTAAGGAGCTTAGCCGGtaaattttctattataattagagtaaaaggcgcggatattaatatattacttttaagaaGGATAGAAGGCTGTAGAAGTtagaattctaaataataatagtaaaggaccCGATATTTTAAGcccttattttaaataaagcttaatttatttgaaattataatttattagtataacgggtaatataaattatccttactataagtaaattaatttattttacaacgcttatattgaattatattattaatatccgaatatttactactatactttagGAGGGGGCAGGCTTATTTAAAGTCTTTACCCTACTTAggggttaatataatatattagaattcttctattttagaGATAAGGGTTTGTATAATTAGGGTAACCCCCTATATATCGTCGACCCTacaatacttaatattatatatatttaattatataaaattaataaagaatagagttactaatagtagattttatattctaacgtTTAAGATACGATTACCAACGATAGTAAAACCGTTTACTAAGCTACAATGGAAATCCTttagaagaattatattattattataaataggaatataattatcttacTACGCCTccttaatagggtaataatatacctttcctctaatatactactaatattaatttattaaatcaaatttaagtattaccGTCAGCGGAAGGAGATTGTTCGAATTacaaataattttttaaaaaatatatttataaatttactagaaTACGAAATTAAGGACCTAGCAATACCTTATACTACCAACGAAGAGCGCCAAATCTCCCTAAACTTTACTTTTATCCGCCTATTACaatttttcttatataacatttatatataggtattaatatttaaggacgATACtattaggtagtaaataGCGATATAAAGGTCCTACCtattagaaggtatttaAGTTATAGAGTATTAGAAGGGTAATtgggaaatatatatccgGATCTTCGATAAGGTTTTGCATAGTAAAGAAAAAGCGATATTAGgggttaaaattattaataaattaatttaattgaatttcGATAGTAGGCtgtcttatatatttacctattttactatcgATACGCACCTTATACTACCGAATAACCGAgtgaatatagtatattaggcaCTTAGAGAGTcgcccttatttatatagattatttagaaatacgctaaattatataatagccggaaaagggtattaataatcgcTAATTCGCCctagatataaatataagtacgGTCaattttttacttttattttaattagaaattggatttactaactttaattaaagcgaaacttagtaaggtatttactaactaatataGGATGTTCTATACTATCCTACGTAAAGTCGGCCTATATATAGagataatttactttaattaaatataaattaaatatagttatattattataatttagaaccAACTATatacggatattaatattcttatattcaactttagtatatatatagttagattaaacctctatatagcgtattatataagtattaagtTCGGCTacgtatagaattaaaatataattctatagtatataaggcGTTTTTATAGGATTGGTTAAAAAGAAAgcgtttaatagtatttacctactatatataatactatttataattggatAGAAGAGCGTACTctctataaagtatattctattttcATTAGAGTAGTATTTCTACCTATATactagctttaattaaagcgaaaattaatatttatatagtaaatttataaatttattacgaatttaggcttagaaataataagtattccCCTTAAAGCGGGAAATAATTTTAGGACCCTATTTAGATATAAAACTACTAAATACacattattatattagtttaattagtatacgTAGGTTGTAGAGCTACCTACCAATATAGCCGCCTTCAATTCTACTAAGGCCTTCCgtattaaggaatattacTTTCTCTT includes the following:
- a CDS encoding cytoplasmic dynein 1 light intermediate chain, which encodes MAANTNRYSTYTTASTGSDSRNGEKEKKELWSSMLDSVASAKRLPEKNILLLGGSVDSQREFFESLSRNELRRNTDRQGSRKPPIANSFALGYTYYDVLDADQEDTLARISLYTLTDPSPAFASLIQPLITPQSIPNTLIVILLDWSQPWKWMRQLREWILLLRTVFQKLNRECSATMEEVMTVWRERGRGGGLNLDGTSAVPTTSADADVSLPVGPGEWEDALGMPLCVVCQNAEKMDHLEKTQGWKEEEFDVVLQFLRTILLRHGASLIYTTPSLPSQLPTLVHSSLGIHSLLKKQPLKHNVIDRDKILVPPNWDSWGKIRVLREGFDVEAVSSGWTADLSIPWPRQPQRVANGDDEQQGETNDTETGDEEHELDEDEYEEPTEPDGSSVALYEASVQDPTMDALHIAGSSSHSTKLEVQTTETQQFLEKQLKLLDVYKQKNEEPTGHLARIKSARKTTSDSLTAEDDHLKQQAEAKVLEHIGPVQFNMGGIQVDADDMLQRLKERQAFGTSPEPLSPEDETVEETPQMDTENLQAFFTGLMNRSRQS